In Mariluticola halotolerans, one DNA window encodes the following:
- a CDS encoding metal ABC transporter permease, which produces MLDDFFYRAVIAGVGLALVTGPLGCFVVWRRMAYFGDTMAHSALLGVALSFLMGVNLTVGVFAVAAIVAMALLLLQRQASLSTDALLGILSHSTLAVGLVLVAFMSWVRIDLMGFLFGDILAVSRLDIAVIYFGGMVILGLVMLLWRPLLASTVSEELAEAEGQRPEAARIMLMVLMASVIAIAMKLVGVLLITSLLIIPAATARRLSATPEQMAVIASVLGALAVIGGLNGSLHWDTPSGPSIVVAALVLFIVSIMLPIGRLKGEAHVPNR; this is translated from the coding sequence ATGCTGGATGATTTTTTCTATCGGGCGGTGATTGCCGGGGTCGGGCTGGCGCTGGTGACGGGGCCGCTTGGATGTTTTGTCGTCTGGCGGCGGATGGCCTATTTCGGCGACACGATGGCCCATTCGGCCCTTCTGGGTGTGGCGTTGAGCTTTTTGATGGGCGTGAACCTGACCGTTGGTGTTTTTGCGGTGGCAGCGATTGTGGCCATGGCGCTGCTCTTGCTGCAACGGCAGGCGAGCCTTTCCACCGATGCGCTATTGGGCATTCTCTCGCATTCAACGCTGGCGGTGGGGCTGGTGCTGGTGGCCTTTATGAGCTGGGTGCGGATTGACCTGATGGGATTTCTGTTCGGCGATATTCTGGCGGTCAGCCGGCTTGATATTGCCGTGATCTATTTCGGCGGCATGGTGATTTTGGGCCTGGTGATGCTGTTATGGCGGCCCCTCCTGGCCTCGACCGTGAGTGAAGAACTGGCCGAGGCGGAAGGGCAGCGGCCGGAGGCGGCGCGGATCATGCTGATGGTTTTGATGGCCTCGGTGATTGCCATTGCCATGAAGCTGGTGGGCGTTTTGCTGATTACCTCGCTCTTGATCATTCCGGCAGCGACGGCGCGGCGGTTGAGCGCGACGCCGGAGCAGATGGCGGTGATTGCCTCGGTGCTGGGGGCGCTGGCGGTGATTGGCGGGCTCAATGGCTCCTTGCACTGGGACACCCCTTCGGGCCCCTCGATCGTTGTGGCCGCGCTTGTGTTGTTTATCGTCTCGATTATGCTGCCGATTGGCCGGTTAAAAGGAGAAGCGCATGTCCCAAACAGGTGA
- a CDS encoding Fur family transcriptional regulator yields the protein MSQTGELTRNQSLVLARLSHASGPMSAYDILDDLRPEGIKAPLQVYRALEKLLEKGLAHRLESLNAFVACAEPHCHRAGIVAFAICETCGQVDEFSDDMVRERLDLWTTQKGFVPRLTTVEIRGSCNQCAA from the coding sequence ATGTCCCAAACAGGTGAACTGACGCGCAATCAAAGTCTGGTTCTGGCACGGCTGAGCCATGCGAGCGGGCCGATGAGCGCCTATGACATTCTCGATGATTTGCGCCCCGAAGGCATCAAGGCGCCGCTGCAGGTTTACCGGGCGCTGGAGAAGCTTTTGGAGAAAGGGCTGGCGCACCGGCTGGAGAGCCTCAATGCGTTTGTGGCCTGCGCCGAACCGCATTGCCACCGCGCCGGGATTGTGGCCTTTGCGATTTGCGAGACCTGTGGCCAGGTCGATGAATTTTCCGACGACATGGTGCGTGAGCGGCTTGACCTGTGGACCACGCAAAAGGGCTTTGTACCCCGGCTGACGACGGTTGAAATTCGGGGCAGCTGCAACCAGTGCGCGGCCTGA
- a CDS encoding methylated-DNA--[protein]-cysteine S-methyltransferase → MTGRGYCLFDTSFGRCGIGWGENGISHFQLPSADSDADDARLRELTGTAGPGTPPPVIAKAIADLVAYFDGVAKDFSSFPVDLSSVEPFHARVLAAARKVGWGDISSYGALAREVADDVAVSRAVGQAMGRNPIPVIIPCHRILTADGKIGGFSAPGGTITKTRLLELEGALRKTPALAQTAFDF, encoded by the coding sequence ATGACGGGCCGGGGCTATTGCCTGTTCGACACCAGCTTTGGTCGCTGCGGCATTGGCTGGGGCGAAAACGGCATAAGCCATTTTCAATTACCCTCCGCTGACAGTGATGCGGATGATGCGCGGTTACGCGAACTGACCGGCACTGCCGGACCGGGCACACCGCCGCCGGTGATTGCGAAAGCGATTGCAGATCTCGTTGCCTATTTTGACGGGGTGGCAAAAGACTTCTCGAGCTTTCCTGTCGACCTCTCTTCGGTTGAACCCTTTCATGCCCGGGTGCTGGCGGCGGCGCGCAAGGTGGGCTGGGGCGATATCAGCTCCTATGGGGCGCTGGCGCGGGAGGTGGCGGATGACGTTGCGGTGTCGCGGGCTGTGGGGCAGGCAATGGGGCGCAACCCCATACCGGTCATCATACCCTGCCACCGCATCCTGACCGCCGATGGCAAGATTGGCGGCTTTTCGGCACCGGGCGGCACGATTACCAAGACGCGGTTGCTGGAACTGGAGGGGGCGCTGCGCAAAACCCCGGCCCTCGCCCAGACCGCTTTTGACTTTTAG
- a CDS encoding putative bifunctional diguanylate cyclase/phosphodiesterase, whose translation MTEPEIAPTQGAAFAKELDDACLQSAMRGVPLAIFSSCAVALSAAAIIWLNQKDQAVFWWLAALIGTNLGRYFSLRFTQARPAIVRKTKLMIGLMIGGALVAGLCWASVPLFLVDITQGGYSGYVVFILAGISAGSAIQSTGIAWNAIAFFLPPNLAMMLIMLATGAPTQTILGLNIALLTYMLLRSTRAAEKNFRESKMAALQATSLAKSLSRANIKIRESNTQLAVLANEDPLTGLANRSLFARRLEMLVSDHAGKNTKVALLALDIDLFKSINDTWGHLAGDNVLKSFADRLRRATGQHDVVARLGGDEFAVIIAGPDADRRALEVAETLMDLNLMPMQTFDAQPLIGCSIGIAHFPTHAQTANDLFTSADIALYEAKAKGRRCHHVFDQSLKDRIDRRLQIETQLASAIASGDITAHFQPQIELGTGKISGFETLVRWTHPQLGPISPPEIVTAARVMGLSEQLTGLMAVAACGMVKQLDASGHTDTMVAINISPSEFKSYSPAAMFSAIAKAQGVRPERLEIEITEEALLDTDAARADLQALESAGFALAVDDFGMGHSSLVYLLRLKIHRLKIDRSFVDGIAKSAANRALLTALVSVGRSLSVDIVAEGVETEADAKVVRKLGCRHGQGYYYGRPMPQKDAADWMAHWDDNTPRKIASRA comes from the coding sequence ATGACTGAACCGGAGATTGCGCCCACGCAAGGTGCAGCATTCGCCAAGGAACTTGACGATGCCTGCCTTCAATCCGCCATGCGCGGGGTGCCGCTTGCGATCTTTTCGAGCTGCGCGGTTGCCCTGTCTGCAGCTGCCATCATCTGGTTAAATCAAAAAGATCAGGCCGTCTTCTGGTGGTTGGCCGCACTGATCGGCACCAATCTGGGGCGTTATTTTTCCCTGCGTTTCACGCAAGCACGGCCCGCCATTGTGCGGAAGACGAAACTGATGATCGGGTTGATGATTGGCGGCGCTCTTGTTGCCGGCCTGTGCTGGGCGTCGGTGCCTCTGTTTCTGGTCGATATCACCCAAGGTGGCTATAGCGGCTATGTGGTTTTCATCCTTGCGGGGATTTCTGCCGGATCTGCCATACAAAGTACCGGCATTGCCTGGAATGCCATCGCCTTTTTTCTCCCGCCGAACCTTGCCATGATGCTGATCATGCTGGCGACCGGCGCACCCACCCAGACCATACTTGGCCTCAACATCGCCCTTTTGACCTATATGCTTTTGCGCAGCACACGCGCCGCAGAAAAGAATTTCCGCGAAAGCAAAATGGCCGCGCTGCAGGCAACTTCGCTGGCGAAATCGCTTTCGCGTGCCAATATCAAAATCCGCGAAAGCAATACGCAGCTGGCGGTGCTGGCCAATGAGGACCCGCTGACGGGGCTGGCCAACCGGTCGCTGTTTGCGCGCCGGCTGGAAATGCTGGTCAGCGACCATGCCGGCAAAAACACCAAGGTGGCGCTTCTGGCGCTGGATATCGATCTGTTTAAATCGATCAATGACACCTGGGGGCATCTTGCCGGTGACAATGTACTGAAAAGTTTTGCCGACCGGTTGCGCAGGGCCACCGGGCAACACGATGTGGTGGCGCGGCTTGGCGGTGACGAATTTGCGGTGATCATCGCGGGGCCGGATGCTGACCGCCGCGCGCTGGAAGTGGCGGAAACGCTGATGGATCTCAACCTGATGCCAATGCAGACATTCGATGCGCAACCCCTGATCGGCTGCAGTATCGGGATTGCCCATTTCCCCACGCATGCCCAGACGGCAAATGACCTGTTTACCTCTGCCGACATTGCCCTTTATGAGGCCAAGGCGAAGGGACGGCGATGCCACCATGTGTTCGATCAATCCCTTAAAGACCGGATAGACCGGCGGCTGCAGATCGAAACGCAACTGGCAAGCGCTATCGCCTCGGGCGACATCACGGCGCATTTCCAGCCGCAAATCGAGCTGGGAACCGGCAAGATTTCCGGGTTTGAGACGCTGGTGCGCTGGACCCATCCACAATTAGGGCCGATCAGCCCACCCGAAATCGTGACGGCTGCCCGTGTTATGGGCCTGTCCGAGCAATTGACCGGGCTGATGGCTGTTGCCGCGTGCGGCATGGTCAAGCAACTCGACGCCAGCGGCCATACGGACACAATGGTGGCGATCAATATTTCGCCCAGCGAGTTCAAAAGCTATTCGCCCGCTGCGATGTTTTCGGCGATTGCCAAGGCGCAGGGCGTGCGCCCTGAACGGCTCGAAATTGAGATTACCGAGGAAGCACTGCTGGATACGGATGCCGCGCGTGCTGACCTGCAGGCGCTTGAATCGGCCGGCTTTGCCCTGGCCGTGGACGATTTTGGCATGGGCCACTCGTCGCTTGTCTATCTGCTGCGCCTGAAGATCCACCGGCTGAAGATTGACCGCAGTTTTGTGGATGGTATCGCAAAAAGCGCGGCAAACCGCGCCTTGCTGACCGCATTGGTGAGTGTGGGGCGCTCGCTCTCGGTCGATATTGTGGCCGAAGGGGTGGAAACCGAGGCCGATGCGAAAGTGGTGCGCAAGCTTGGCTGCCGCCATGGGCAGGGATATTATTATGGCCGCCCGATGCCGCAGAAGGACGCCGCCGACTGGATGGCACATTGGGACGATAACACACCGCGCAAAATCGCCTCTCGCGCCTGA
- a CDS encoding endonuclease/exonuclease/phosphatase family protein, with translation MKDKTASNAPLRVGSYNIRKCVGLDRRRNPERVLEAVSEVEADIIALQEADLRLGERRTAIPRTHIEKYTDMMPVDLAANDVSLGWHGNAVLVRKGAEVTATKRLELPGFEPRGAVMVELNHKGQQTRLIATHLGLMRRHRQLQLQAIADHLEGCAPMPTILLGDFNEWSAHKGMEPIAQNFSVHAPGRSFHSAQPMAALDRIATSSHFALRDAGVHERGPALRASDHLPVWADLAYEGTDL, from the coding sequence ATGAAGGATAAAACGGCCTCAAACGCCCCCCTGCGCGTGGGCAGCTATAATATACGCAAATGCGTGGGTCTCGACCGCCGCCGCAATCCCGAGCGTGTGCTCGAGGCGGTAAGCGAGGTCGAGGCGGATATCATTGCCCTGCAGGAGGCGGATTTGCGTCTCGGCGAACGCCGCACGGCCATTCCCCGCACTCATATCGAAAAATATACCGACATGATGCCCGTCGATCTTGCCGCCAATGATGTCAGTCTTGGCTGGCACGGCAATGCGGTTCTGGTGCGCAAGGGGGCAGAGGTCACCGCCACCAAACGGCTGGAGCTGCCCGGCTTTGAACCCCGGGGCGCGGTCATGGTCGAGTTGAACCACAAGGGGCAACAAACCCGGTTGATCGCCACCCATCTGGGGTTGATGCGCCGTCACCGCCAATTGCAGTTGCAGGCCATTGCCGATCATCTGGAGGGGTGCGCGCCCATGCCCACCATCCTTCTGGGCGATTTCAATGAATGGTCGGCGCACAAGGGTATGGAGCCGATCGCGCAGAATTTCAGCGTGCATGCGCCCGGGCGCAGCTTCCACTCAGCCCAGCCGATGGCGGCTTTGGACAGGATTGCCACAAGCAGTCATTTCGCGTTGCGGGATGCGGGTGTTCACGAGCGTGGACCAGCGCTGAGGGCCTCGGATCATCTGCCGGTCTGGGCCGATCTGGCCTATGAGGGCACTGACTTGTAA
- a CDS encoding SIMPL domain-containing protein — protein MRLVYLLSAIVLAAGMALGGWFVGTSLVKSREPLRIVTVKGLSERPVKADLGFWPIRFVATGPNLETARSGLEASERAVRQFLTSKGFEEADIGVQNITVEDRYAGYNAGNTPDDVRFVLTEDMLVTSRDVDALADASRSVADLLRSGVVFSSDAYSAGPSFVFTGINDLKSEMLTEATQRARDTAEQFADESGANVGDIQTANQGVFEILPAVDIPNDRPDKQIDKRVRVVTTITYFLTD, from the coding sequence ATGAGACTGGTTTATCTGCTATCCGCTATTGTTCTGGCCGCCGGCATGGCGCTGGGCGGCTGGTTTGTCGGCACATCGCTGGTCAAAAGCCGCGAGCCTTTGCGCATCGTCACCGTCAAGGGCCTGTCCGAGCGCCCGGTCAAGGCAGATCTGGGGTTCTGGCCCATCCGCTTTGTCGCCACCGGCCCCAATCTCGAAACAGCCCGGTCCGGGCTCGAAGCCTCCGAGCGCGCTGTCCGGCAATTCCTCACCAGCAAGGGGTTTGAAGAGGCGGATATCGGCGTACAGAACATCACCGTCGAGGATCGTTACGCAGGCTATAACGCGGGCAATACCCCCGATGATGTCCGCTTCGTGCTCACCGAGGACATGCTGGTCACCTCCCGCGATGTCGATGCCCTGGCCGACGCCTCCCGCTCGGTCGCCGATCTGTTGCGCTCAGGTGTCGTGTTTTCCTCCGATGCCTATTCGGCAGGGCCTAGCTTTGTCTTCACCGGCATTAATGACCTGAAAAGCGAAATGCTGACCGAAGCCACCCAGCGGGCCCGCGACACGGCAGAACAGTTCGCCGATGAATCAGGGGCCAATGTCGGCGATATCCAGACCGCCAATCAGGGTGTGTTCGAAATTCTGCCCGCCGTCGACATCCCCAATGACCGGCCCGACAAACAGATCGACAAGCGGGTGAGGGTGGTCACCACCATCACCTATTTCCTGACCGATTGA
- a CDS encoding DUF2061 domain-containing protein, which yields METRTRSIVKAISWQLVGLVTMTLLAFLITGDLGAAGGLAVVGAISGFLCFFIHERVWARIRWGRT from the coding sequence ATGGAAACCCGCACCCGCAGCATCGTCAAAGCCATCTCCTGGCAGCTTGTTGGTCTGGTCACCATGACATTGCTGGCCTTCCTGATCACCGGCGATCTTGGCGCCGCCGGGGGGCTGGCTGTCGTCGGGGCCATTTCCGGCTTCCTGTGCTTTTTCATTCACGAGCGCGTCTGGGCCCGCATCCGCTGGGGCCGCACCTAG
- a CDS encoding helix-turn-helix domain-containing protein produces the protein MDKRDRATLFRDRLTEALERAGWTQSQLASVAGLDRSTVSQLLGADVPRLPSGHALGQIASALQISSDWLLGLSNHRGVATEILEQAVQMTEAPRHPVDEQVQGWISAAAGAKIRHVPAGVPDIFKTEAVLSFEYEDPVRRTAEQAITDAQAQMTLLRQPETDMEIAVPVQVLESFALGQGQWTGLSAKIRRGQLEQLQADLSELYPSARLYGFDLRQIYSVPFSVYGQQRVAIYIGQRYLAFTATQYVRLMARHFDDLVRAATVHAHQMPDWLATLAKRVR, from the coding sequence ATGGACAAAAGAGACCGTGCCACATTGTTTCGCGACCGGCTGACCGAGGCCCTTGAACGCGCGGGGTGGACCCAGAGCCAATTGGCGAGCGTTGCCGGGCTTGACCGCTCGACCGTTTCGCAATTGCTGGGGGCCGATGTGCCGCGACTGCCCAGCGGGCATGCACTGGGGCAGATCGCCTCGGCCTTGCAGATTTCCTCGGACTGGCTGCTGGGCCTGTCCAACCATCGCGGGGTGGCGACAGAAATTCTGGAACAGGCCGTGCAGATGACGGAGGCACCGCGCCATCCGGTGGATGAGCAGGTGCAGGGCTGGATCAGCGCGGCGGCGGGGGCCAAAATCCGTCATGTGCCGGCGGGTGTGCCCGATATTTTCAAGACAGAGGCGGTGCTGAGTTTTGAGTACGAAGATCCCGTGCGGCGCACGGCCGAGCAGGCGATTACCGATGCGCAGGCGCAAATGACGCTGTTGCGGCAGCCGGAAACGGACATGGAAATTGCCGTGCCGGTGCAGGTGCTGGAAAGTTTTGCGCTGGGCCAGGGGCAATGGACCGGGCTTTCGGCGAAAATCCGCCGGGGCCAGCTGGAGCAATTGCAGGCGGACCTGAGCGAACTCTATCCCTCCGCCCGGCTTTATGGATTTGATTTGCGGCAGATTTATTCGGTGCCGTTTTCCGTTTACGGGCAGCAGCGGGTGGCGATTTATATCGGGCAGCGCTATCTGGCCTTCACGGCCACGCAATATGTGCGTTTGATGGCGCGGCATTTTGATGATCTGGTGCGGGCGGCGACAGTGCATGCGCACCAGATGCCAGACTGGCTGGCAACGCTTGCCAAGCGGGTGCGCTAA
- a CDS encoding Gfo/Idh/MocA family protein, translated as MDTRQKFGIGIVGAGMAVTPHVRALKDLEKTIAVRGVYTRNKSNREAFAAEHGFAAVDSYEALLADDSVDAILLLTPPNARLELVRAAAQAGKHILMEKPVERTTEAAAEIVEICEQAGVTLGVIFQFRFREGSLAARELMTKGDVGRLANTVLVVPWWRSADYYSEPGRGTFAQDGGGVLLTQAIHALDLMLSLTGQAESVQAVAGTTPLHDIEVEDFVSAGLRFENGALGAIMATTAAFPGDHEYLLLNCTKASLKLSGSVLTVYWHDGRVETVGQETTTGAGDNRMAFPHDWHRAQIADFVSAVQSGRAPASTGRTALRAHRLIDAILTSSRDGARVAVVQD; from the coding sequence ATGGATACGCGACAAAAATTCGGGATCGGCATTGTGGGCGCGGGCATGGCGGTGACACCCCATGTGCGGGCGCTCAAAGACCTTGAAAAAACGATCGCCGTGCGCGGGGTTTATACGCGCAACAAGAGCAATCGGGAGGCGTTTGCCGCCGAACATGGCTTTGCGGCAGTGGACAGCTATGAGGCGCTGCTGGCTGATGACAGCGTGGATGCGATTTTGCTGCTGACACCACCAAATGCGCGCCTGGAACTGGTGCGGGCGGCGGCTCAGGCGGGCAAGCATATTCTGATGGAAAAGCCCGTGGAGCGGACCACGGAAGCTGCGGCCGAGATTGTGGAAATCTGCGAACAGGCCGGGGTGACGCTTGGGGTGATTTTTCAGTTCCGGTTCCGCGAAGGGTCGCTGGCGGCACGTGAGCTGATGACAAAGGGCGATGTGGGCCGGTTGGCGAACACAGTGCTGGTGGTGCCCTGGTGGCGCTCTGCGGATTATTACAGCGAACCGGGCCGGGGCACGTTTGCGCAAGATGGCGGCGGGGTGTTGCTGACCCAGGCAATCCATGCGCTGGATTTGATGCTGTCGCTCACTGGCCAGGCCGAAAGTGTGCAGGCGGTGGCCGGCACCACGCCCCTGCATGATATCGAGGTTGAGGATTTTGTCAGCGCCGGGTTGCGGTTTGAAAACGGGGCGCTGGGTGCCATTATGGCAACAACGGCGGCCTTTCCCGGCGATCATGAATATCTGCTGCTCAATTGCACAAAGGCGTCGTTGAAACTGAGCGGCTCCGTGCTGACAGTGTATTGGCATGACGGGCGGGTGGAGACGGTTGGCCAGGAGACAACAACCGGGGCCGGCGACAACCGGATGGCGTTTCCGCATGACTGGCACAGGGCGCAGATTGCCGATTTTGTCAGCGCGGTGCAAAGCGGGCGCGCACCGGCTTCCACCGGCCGCACGGCGCTGCGGGCACACCGGCTGATCGATGCGATCCTTACATCATCGCGTGATGGTGCACGGGTGGCGGTTGTGCAGGATTGA
- a CDS encoding VOC family protein — protein MAQQIATLTLVVADYDPAIAWFTEKLGFALLSDTDLGDGKRWVVVGPKDGNGARLLLARATDDAQRARIGDQTGGRVFLFLETDDFARDYAAMQARGVRFLEAPRHEPYASVAVFEDFCGNRWDLLQPKG, from the coding sequence ATGGCACAGCAGATTGCAACGCTGACGCTGGTGGTGGCAGACTATGATCCAGCGATTGCCTGGTTCACCGAGAAGCTGGGATTTGCGCTTTTGAGCGACACTGATCTGGGGGACGGCAAGCGCTGGGTTGTGGTTGGGCCCAAGGACGGGAACGGGGCGCGGCTGTTGCTGGCGCGGGCCACCGATGATGCACAGCGCGCCCGGATTGGCGACCAGACCGGCGGGCGGGTATTTCTGTTTCTCGAGACCGACGATTTCGCGCGGGATTATGCAGCGATGCAGGCGCGCGGGGTGCGGTTTCTCGAGGCGCCCCGGCACGAGCCTTATGCCAGTGTGGCGGTATTTGAGGATTTCTGCGGCAATCGCTGGGACCTGTTGCAGCCCAAGGGCTGA
- a CDS encoding putative bifunctional diguanylate cyclase/phosphodiesterase, protein MPPMREKPNYTKRFLLGLTVAIAMLCLTIVTLGSGLLNVAGVFENFGFYAYRQVNATLLDSTRFNAALNQAIVAPDRPESVDTLALANDLAFIRFTAEDHARLYTDVPRYTGIDSRMQVLVADVDAILARGLPLDVPELQRVAGLAAALQSEMNEVYYGYGNGLDAQMARAEVHLFRLTQAMFILLILLFIVGAVAIILLIKRHEAALRLKSQANHDVLTGLKNRAWLTRNGGKMLRAARESERHMMLMVIDLDRFKSINDTYGHQFGDAVLIHVAGVLDTFESKPLVAPVRIGGDEMALIAIVDDAEAGETLRREVHKGLNTKVNIDGQQMRLGASIGVACFPEHGDSIAMLMRNADIALYQAKQGGRARLMIYDADLAATTDDGIQSHARIRQAIVNDEFELYWQPVFNLRTASLSGAEAFLRWNDKETGRILMPHEFLPLAEQSEAIYDIDRMVLVKACAEAARWEVELQSPFIISVNISSQHLQAGDFPDYLAGVANRAGLSPARLEIDITGALLVEDRKTAFETVRALQALGFRVALDDFGRGIAGLQYLAELEIDRLKIDGTFIEGIEASAKKRDLINTIIAAGHAANAEVVAEGVETPEQMSFLMQQGCDLAQGFLFARPADTETFRAYLQRNMGRTPTAKAADVA, encoded by the coding sequence ATGCCGCCGATGCGCGAAAAACCCAATTATACAAAACGTTTCTTGCTGGGTTTGACGGTCGCAATCGCCATGTTGTGCCTGACTATCGTGACCTTGGGCTCCGGGCTTCTCAACGTTGCCGGGGTCTTCGAAAATTTTGGCTTCTATGCCTACCGGCAGGTCAACGCCACCCTGCTCGACAGCACCCGCTTCAATGCAGCGCTCAATCAGGCCATCGTCGCCCCTGACAGGCCGGAAAGCGTTGATACGCTTGCCCTGGCCAACGATTTGGCCTTTATCCGCTTTACGGCCGAAGACCATGCCCGCCTTTATACAGATGTGCCGCGCTACACAGGTATTGATAGCCGCATGCAGGTGCTGGTCGCCGATGTCGATGCCATCCTCGCCCGCGGCCTGCCCCTTGATGTACCCGAATTGCAGCGTGTTGCCGGCCTGGCCGCCGCCCTGCAATCGGAAATGAACGAGGTCTATTACGGCTATGGCAATGGTCTTGATGCGCAAATGGCCCGCGCCGAGGTGCATCTCTTCCGGCTTACCCAGGCCATGTTCATTCTGCTCATTCTCTTGTTTATCGTCGGGGCCGTCGCCATTATTCTGCTGATCAAGCGGCACGAGGCGGCATTGCGGCTCAAGTCTCAAGCCAATCATGATGTCCTCACCGGGCTCAAAAATCGCGCCTGGCTCACCCGCAATGGCGGCAAGATGCTCAGGGCCGCCCGTGAGAGTGAACGGCATATGATGTTGATGGTCATTGATCTCGACCGCTTCAAATCCATCAATGACACCTATGGCCACCAGTTCGGTGACGCCGTGCTCATCCATGTCGCCGGGGTGCTCGACACGTTCGAGAGCAAGCCCCTCGTTGCGCCGGTCCGCATTGGCGGCGATGAGATGGCCCTCATCGCCATCGTCGATGACGCGGAAGCTGGCGAAACCCTGCGGCGCGAAGTGCACAAAGGCCTCAACACCAAGGTCAATATCGACGGCCAGCAAATGCGACTCGGTGCCAGTATTGGCGTCGCCTGTTTCCCCGAGCATGGCGACAGCATCGCCATGTTGATGCGCAATGCCGACATTGCCCTTTATCAGGCCAAGCAGGGCGGCCGCGCGCGCTTGATGATCTATGACGCGGATCTGGCGGCAACCACTGATGATGGCATTCAAAGCCATGCCCGCATCCGTCAGGCCATCGTCAATGATGAATTTGAACTCTATTGGCAGCCCGTCTTCAATTTGCGCACGGCAAGCCTTTCAGGAGCGGAAGCCTTTCTGCGCTGGAACGACAAGGAGACAGGACGCATCCTGATGCCGCACGAATTCCTGCCTCTCGCCGAACAATCAGAGGCGATCTACGACATCGACCGCATGGTTCTGGTCAAGGCCTGCGCCGAAGCCGCCCGCTGGGAAGTCGAGCTGCAAAGCCCCTTCATCATCTCGGTCAACATCTCCAGCCAGCATTTGCAGGCCGGTGATTTCCCCGATTATCTGGCCGGCGTCGCCAACAGGGCAGGGCTCTCGCCCGCGCGGCTCGAAATCGATATCACCGGTGCACTATTGGTCGAAGACCGCAAGACAGCTTTCGAGACCGTGCGGGCGCTTCAGGCCCTGGGGTTCCGCGTGGCCCTCGATGATTTCGGGCGCGGCATCGCCGGTTTGCAATATCTCGCCGAACTCGAGATCGACCGGCTCAAGATTGATGGCACCTTCATCGAGGGGATCGAGGCAAGCGCCAAAAAGCGTGACCTCATCAACACCATCATTGCCGCCGGTCACGCCGCCAATGCCGAGGTGGTGGCCGAAGGGGTGGAAACGCCCGAGCAGATGTCATTTCTCATGCAGCAAGGTTGTGATCTGGCCCAGGGCTTTCTTTTCGCCCGCCCCGCCGATACCGAAACCTTCCGCGCTTATCTGCAACGCAATATGGGGCGCACGCCCACGGCCAAAGCCGCCGACGTGGCCTGA
- a CDS encoding molybdopterin-dependent oxidoreductase has product MAYLRATARLISVLILFTMPAIAMAAELPLVRFDAPEGKAFEVLIEGQVQSVSLAEIEGLGVYRTKTTSPWEAGEFIFEGPLLADVVAYIGLGDAAAIRVRAIDGFTVEIPREDWLSGPAMLATRRDGALLTRRDQGPVRMVYPRLAHPAFADPVYQSRWIWLIASIEAVN; this is encoded by the coding sequence ATGGCTTATCTGCGCGCAACTGCCCGCCTTATCAGCGTCCTGATCTTGTTCACGATGCCCGCCATCGCAATGGCGGCCGAATTGCCTCTGGTCCGGTTTGACGCGCCCGAGGGCAAGGCGTTTGAGGTGTTGATCGAGGGCCAGGTGCAATCGGTCAGCCTTGCCGAGATTGAAGGGCTTGGGGTTTACCGCACCAAAACCACCTCGCCCTGGGAAGCGGGAGAGTTCATTTTCGAGGGGCCGCTGCTGGCCGATGTGGTCGCCTATATCGGTCTTGGTGATGCGGCCGCGATCCGGGTCCGGGCCATTGATGGCTTTACCGTTGAAATCCCGCGCGAGGACTGGCTGTCCGGCCCGGCCATGCTCGCCACCCGCCGCGATGGTGCCTTGCTCACCCGCCGCGATCAGGGGCCGGTCCGTATGGTTTATCCCCGGCTTGCCCATCCCGCTTTTGCCGATCCTGTCTATCAATCGCGCTGGATCTGGCTCATCGCTTCGATCGAAGCTGTGAACTAG